One window of Triticum dicoccoides isolate Atlit2015 ecotype Zavitan chromosome 5A, WEW_v2.0, whole genome shotgun sequence genomic DNA carries:
- the LOC119301216 gene encoding dirigent protein 2-like, producing MACFKLNPTSVALAAAVAVILAVAAPRPAAGASAHLHVYMHDVMDDSAMMVVRGPRGNFGNTVVMDDVLTEGTSSSSAAVGRAQGQYVVASSKGGFELMVTMNVVLTSGAYAGSSVTVMGRDDTGVAVRELAVVGGTGQFRMAKGYVLWKTVRPDLLELDIYVNP from the coding sequence ATGGCTTGCTTCAAGCTCAACCCCACGTCCGTCGCGCTCGCCGCAGCCGTCGCCGTCATCCTGGCGGTGGCGGCGCCGCGGCCGGCGGCCGGGGCGTCGGCGCACCTGCACGTGTACATGCACGACGTGATGGACGACAGCGCGATGATGGTGGTGCGCGGCCCGCGGGGCAACTTCGGCAACACGGTGGTGATGGACGACGTGCTGACGGAGGGCACGTCGTCGTCGTCGGCCGCCGTGGGGCGTGCGCAGGGGCAGTACGTCGTCGCCTCCTCCAAGGGCGGGTTCGAGCTGATGGTGACCATGAACGTGGTGCTCACGTCGGGGGCCTACGCGGGGAGCTCGGTGACGGTGATGGGCCGCGACGACACCGGCGTGGCGGTGCGCGAGCTGGCCGTGGTCGGCGGCACGGGGCAGTTCCGGATGGCGAAGGGCTACGTGCTGTGGAAGACCGTCCGCCCCGACCTGCTGGAGCTCGACATCTACGTCAACCCATGA